In Xenorhabdus nematophila ATCC 19061, one DNA window encodes the following:
- the matP gene encoding macrodomain Ter protein MatP, whose translation MKYQQLENLECGWKWTYLVKKHREGEPITKYIEKSAAQDAVNELMKLEREPVKVLTWILEHMNPDLSNRMKQTIRARRKRHFNAEHQHSRKKSIDLDFRVWQRLSALSRRRGNTLSETIVQLLEDAEYREKYNHQMSSLKQDLEAILGR comes from the coding sequence ATGAAATATCAACAATTGGAAAATCTGGAATGTGGCTGGAAATGGACATATTTAGTAAAAAAACACCGTGAAGGTGAGCCTATCACTAAATACATCGAAAAAAGTGCAGCACAGGATGCGGTCAATGAATTGATGAAGCTGGAACGAGAGCCAGTCAAAGTATTGACGTGGATTTTGGAGCATATGAATCCGGATTTATCCAACCGAATGAAGCAAACAATTCGGGCACGGCGTAAACGTCATTTTAATGCTGAACATCAGCACTCCCGTAAAAAATCCATTGATTTAGATTTTCGTGTCTGGCAACGGCTTTCAGCGCTTTCCCGACGTCGTGGCAATACGTTATCAGAAACAATAGTGCAATTACTTGAAGATGCTGAATATAGAGAAAAATATAATCATCAGATGTCGAGTCTGAAACAGGACTTGGAAGCAATATTAGGGAGATAA
- the ompA gene encoding porin OmpA encodes MKKTAIAIAVAAFATAAQAAPKDNTWYTGGKLGWSQYHDVNFYGNGYDTRIGNGSTHKSQLGAGAYVGYQANPYLGFELGYDWLGRMAYKGSINNGAFRAQGVQLTTKLSYPVMDNLDVYTRLGGMVWRTDSSATYNANAASPTQLRKKDHDTGVSPLAAIGVEYALAKNLATRIDYQWVNNIGDATTVGARPDNGMLSVGVSYRFGQDEAAPVVVAPVVAPVPVIPAPTVENKSFTLRSDVLFNFNKSTLKPEGQQELDNLYNQLAKIDPTQGNVVVIGYTDRIGSQNFNLPLSHKRAQSVVDYLVAKGIPANSIQAEGRGKESPVTGSTCDNIKVRTKLIDCLAPDRRVIINIQGTKEVIIQPKVAQ; translated from the coding sequence ATGAAGAAGACAGCTATCGCAATAGCAGTGGCAGCTTTCGCAACTGCTGCTCAAGCAGCCCCAAAGGATAATACTTGGTATACCGGTGGTAAACTGGGCTGGTCTCAATACCATGACGTAAATTTCTACGGTAATGGCTACGATACCCGCATTGGTAACGGCTCTACTCATAAAAGCCAATTAGGTGCAGGTGCCTATGTCGGCTATCAGGCAAACCCATATCTGGGTTTTGAACTGGGTTATGACTGGTTGGGTCGCATGGCTTACAAAGGCAGCATTAATAATGGTGCTTTCCGCGCTCAAGGCGTTCAACTAACAACTAAACTGAGCTATCCAGTGATGGATAATCTGGATGTCTATACTCGTTTAGGTGGCATGGTATGGCGTACAGACTCTTCTGCAACTTACAATGCGAATGCAGCTTCTCCTACACAGTTAAGAAAGAAAGACCACGACACGGGTGTTTCTCCTCTGGCTGCAATTGGTGTTGAATATGCACTGGCCAAAAATCTGGCAACTCGCATAGATTATCAATGGGTTAACAACATCGGTGATGCAACTACTGTTGGCGCTCGCCCAGATAACGGTATGCTGAGTGTTGGCGTTTCTTACCGTTTTGGTCAGGATGAAGCCGCTCCAGTTGTTGTTGCACCTGTTGTCGCGCCTGTTCCAGTCATTCCAGCACCTACTGTTGAAAACAAGAGCTTCACTCTGCGTTCTGACGTTCTGTTTAATTTCAACAAATCAACACTGAAACCAGAAGGCCAACAAGAGCTGGATAACCTCTACAATCAACTGGCTAAAATCGACCCAACTCAAGGTAATGTTGTGGTAATCGGCTACACTGACCGTATCGGCAGCCAGAATTTTAACCTGCCACTGTCTCACAAACGTGCTCAATCCGTTGTAGATTATCTGGTTGCTAAAGGCATCCCAGCAAACAGCATCCAAGCAGAAGGCCGCGGTAAAGAAAGTCCTGTCACTGGCTCTACCTGTGACAACATTAAAGTCCGCACTAAGCTTATCGATTGCCTGGCACCAGATCGCCGTGTAATTATCAATATTCAGGGTACCAAAGAAGTTATTATTCAACCAAAAGTAGCACAGTAA
- the sulA gene encoding SOS-induced cell division inhibitor SulA, translating into MNTQSAWEYFIKQKTATVATTVNEYKTNKEMVERTVKKLPFAEPSHSPSQTTKGMVSELIYNEHQSAIHHILLPLLRQSGNENRWLLWVTPDKKLSRHWLVSSGLPLNKVVQLNQILPTDSIDAMEKALASGNYSVVLGWLPELSEYEVNKLQLAAQKGTALGLIMRPQNLVHQFMPHPNKLQIHSNYYH; encoded by the coding sequence ATGAACACTCAATCAGCGTGGGAATATTTCATTAAGCAGAAAACGGCAACGGTTGCCACTACAGTCAACGAATATAAAACAAATAAAGAAATGGTTGAGAGAACCGTGAAAAAACTGCCTTTTGCCGAACCCTCTCACAGCCCTTCACAAACTACAAAAGGGATGGTCAGTGAGTTGATCTACAATGAACACCAATCTGCTATTCATCACATTCTGCTTCCTTTATTGCGTCAGTCTGGGAATGAAAATAGATGGTTGCTTTGGGTAACACCTGATAAGAAATTAAGCCGCCACTGGTTGGTAAGTTCTGGACTTCCTCTCAATAAAGTTGTCCAGCTCAATCAAATCCTCCCCACTGATTCAATTGATGCCATGGAAAAAGCGCTGGCAAGCGGTAATTATAGTGTCGTATTAGGTTGGTTACCTGAATTGTCTGAATATGAAGTGAATAAATTACAATTGGCTGCGCAAAAAGGTACAGCCCTTGGTCTTATTATGCGACCACAAAATCTGGTACATCAATTTATGCCACACCCGAATAAATTACAAATTCACTCTAATTATTATCATTGA
- a CDS encoding TfoX/Sxy family DNA transformation protein, with translation MFLSGARFAQLQHGVSSLGKIKKKSQFGGIGLLIDGVLFAISSDGELYLRGNSHAEILFKARGMEKFIYSKRGIPVALRYYRVNESLWQDKKQLFKYVNLAYLYTKEEIIDRQKMPQRLKDLPNLGIALERQLWKVGISKVEQLRMLGAKATYLKLQQHRKKTNVSLLLALAGAIEGCHVAVLPEQLRDELIIWHRELVHQNSDYRS, from the coding sequence ATGTTTTTATCCGGAGCACGCTTTGCTCAGTTGCAACATGGTGTATCTTCACTGGGAAAAATTAAGAAAAAATCTCAATTTGGTGGCATCGGGTTGCTAATTGATGGTGTATTATTTGCCATTAGTTCCGACGGGGAACTTTATTTACGAGGAAATAGTCACGCTGAGATATTATTTAAGGCCAGAGGAATGGAAAAGTTTATCTATTCAAAAAGGGGAATACCTGTTGCCTTGCGTTATTACCGTGTCAATGAATCACTTTGGCAAGATAAAAAACAATTGTTTAAATATGTGAATCTGGCTTATCTCTATACTAAAGAAGAAATTATTGATAGACAGAAAATGCCGCAGAGGCTTAAAGATCTGCCTAATTTAGGGATCGCATTAGAGAGACAACTATGGAAAGTTGGAATTTCTAAAGTAGAACAATTACGGATGCTAGGTGCAAAAGCGACTTACCTCAAGTTACAGCAGCATAGGAAAAAAACAAATGTCAGTTTATTACTTGCATTAGCTGGAGCAATAGAAGGATGTCATGTCGCAGTGTTGCCGGAACAGCTACGCGATGAATTAATTATCTGGCACCGCGAATTAGTTCACCAGAATTCGGATTACCGCTCATAA